Proteins from one Natronoarchaeum philippinense genomic window:
- a CDS encoding DUF5786 family protein — MGFGSYDESEQKDQNVDEDDDSEAVNVHEEDHDGEISFEAEGSTEDLVGRLQEMKDDDDE, encoded by the coding sequence ATGGGTTTTGGTAGCTACGACGAATCCGAGCAGAAAGACCAGAACGTCGACGAAGACGACGACTCCGAGGCCGTCAACGTCCACGAGGAGGATCACGACGGCGAAATCTCCTTCGAGGCGGAGGGGTCGACCGAGGATCTGGTCGGTCGCCTCCAAGAGATGAAGGACGACGACGACGAATAA
- a CDS encoding ArsA family ATPase: MTGSDAMGGPSERFVFFGGKGGVGKTTVSSAFAVGCAEAGLDTLLVSTDPAHSTADVFDQPFGDDPRPVDGRERLWAMEIDPDAEIEAHVAQIRRSLSDQMSPAIVNEIDRQIELAHRTPGAHEAALFDRFIEVMRSSDEYDRVVFDTSPTGGTLRLLSLPELLESWIDRLVRKRTESIDRYEKAAIGERQAPSVDDDPIITRLRERKENFEFAGRVLRDDAAFFFVLNPDDLSIRETERAIENLDEYDLSVRGLVVNRLTPAPDDDEDGRGARFLRARRETERERLATIESTFEAPVVAAIETRVEEIRGGHLDAVAEALDIEPAPAASPESNRE, encoded by the coding sequence ATGACGGGGAGCGACGCGATGGGCGGACCGTCCGAACGGTTCGTCTTCTTCGGGGGGAAAGGCGGCGTCGGGAAGACGACGGTGTCGAGCGCGTTCGCGGTCGGGTGCGCCGAGGCCGGCCTCGATACCCTGCTGGTCTCGACGGACCCGGCCCACAGCACCGCCGACGTGTTCGACCAGCCCTTCGGCGACGACCCGCGACCGGTCGACGGGCGAGAGCGACTGTGGGCGATGGAGATCGATCCGGACGCCGAAATCGAGGCTCACGTCGCCCAGATCAGGCGCTCGCTGTCAGATCAGATGAGCCCGGCGATCGTCAACGAGATCGACCGCCAGATCGAGTTGGCCCACCGGACGCCCGGTGCCCACGAAGCCGCGCTGTTCGACCGGTTCATCGAGGTCATGCGATCGAGCGACGAGTACGACCGGGTGGTGTTCGACACCTCGCCGACCGGCGGAACCTTGCGCCTGCTCTCGCTGCCCGAGCTACTGGAGTCGTGGATCGACCGGCTGGTGCGCAAGCGAACCGAGAGCATCGACCGCTACGAGAAGGCCGCGATCGGCGAGCGACAGGCGCCGAGCGTCGACGACGACCCGATCATCACGCGGCTGCGCGAGCGCAAGGAGAACTTCGAGTTCGCCGGCCGGGTGCTCCGGGACGACGCCGCCTTTTTCTTCGTGTTGAACCCCGACGACCTCTCGATCCGAGAAACCGAGCGTGCGATCGAGAACCTCGACGAGTACGATCTGTCCGTCCGCGGGTTGGTCGTCAACCGGCTGACGCCCGCGCCCGACGACGACGAGGACGGCCGCGGTGCGCGCTTCCTGCGCGCCCGGCGCGAGACCGAGCGCGAGCGGCTGGCGACGATCGAATCGACGTTCGAGGCGCCGGTCGTCGCCGCCATCGAGACGCGCGTCGAGGAGATCAGGGGCGGGCATCTCGACGCCGTCGCCGAGGCGCTCGACATCGAACCGGCGCCAGCGGCGTCGCCCGAGAGCAACCGAGAGTGA
- a CDS encoding carbon starvation CstA family protein: MVQVIWLVLAVLGMFTAGYLGYSRYLANFVGLDESRTTPAHEYEDGQEYVPSKKPVLLGHHYSSIAGGAPIVGPITAALVWGWVPAVLWVAIGNPLMGAVHDFMSLSGSIRHEGKSIGSIIGSYLGERGKNRLLWFAFLTIILVVAVFALVVGIVLDAYPQAATASIIYIGLALVFGVYLYQLDLPFIPGTIAFVSAVFGGVWVGVQYPLALFPAVGDASYPAGTTVLFAGSGAWIPGAELFSPNIAAWIVVVLLYAFVAAVLPVWTLLQPRDYLSSFLLYAGVGGALLAIIVGTVFGTAAEPLTINTQAYYGFWGSDVASFSLMPLFPLLFITIACGTISGFHSLVSSGTTAKQLDSETDARLIGYGGMLGEGLLATVALCTVVLVADVAATGGIGLALPNFAAGGGVIFTSFGIPTSFGAPFMALVLVSFLLTSTDTAARLGRYMLEEIVDTPETTTQSVAANRYVATGVQVVLAFLLVASGRWEDLWPLFGGANQLLAALALLTATVWLANWDETKQLVSTGVPMVLMVSITILGLLWLALYQNIAVKLLDTAWMADATALDLIGTSLQIVIAFVLVGLALSLVRMGYSNIQRVRTSGEVAAADGGAPSESDGSDD, translated from the coding sequence ATGGTACAGGTCATATGGCTCGTGCTCGCCGTGCTCGGCATGTTCACCGCGGGGTATCTGGGATACTCCCGCTACCTTGCGAACTTCGTCGGTCTGGACGAGAGTCGGACGACGCCGGCACACGAGTACGAAGACGGGCAGGAGTACGTGCCGTCGAAGAAGCCGGTTCTGTTGGGGCATCACTATTCGAGCATCGCGGGCGGCGCGCCGATCGTCGGTCCGATCACGGCGGCACTCGTCTGGGGGTGGGTGCCGGCCGTGCTGTGGGTCGCCATCGGCAACCCGCTGATGGGCGCCGTTCACGACTTCATGTCGCTGTCGGGGTCGATCCGCCACGAAGGTAAGTCGATCGGGTCGATCATCGGGTCGTATCTGGGTGAACGCGGGAAGAATCGGCTGTTGTGGTTCGCGTTCCTGACGATCATTCTCGTCGTGGCGGTGTTCGCGCTCGTCGTCGGCATCGTGCTGGACGCCTACCCGCAGGCCGCGACCGCGAGCATCATCTACATCGGGCTGGCGCTCGTCTTCGGCGTCTACCTGTACCAGCTCGATCTGCCCTTCATTCCGGGCACGATCGCCTTCGTCAGCGCGGTGTTCGGGGGCGTCTGGGTCGGCGTGCAGTACCCGCTGGCGCTGTTCCCGGCGGTCGGCGACGCGAGCTATCCCGCGGGCACCACGGTGCTGTTCGCCGGGAGCGGCGCGTGGATCCCGGGCGCGGAGCTGTTCAGTCCGAACATCGCCGCGTGGATCGTCGTCGTCCTGTTGTACGCATTCGTCGCCGCGGTGTTACCGGTGTGGACGCTGCTCCAACCGCGAGACTACCTGTCGTCGTTCCTGCTGTACGCCGGCGTCGGCGGCGCCTTGCTGGCGATCATCGTCGGGACGGTGTTCGGAACGGCCGCCGAACCGCTGACGATCAACACGCAGGCGTACTACGGGTTCTGGGGGAGCGACGTGGCCAGCTTCTCGCTGATGCCGCTGTTCCCGCTGTTGTTTATCACCATCGCCTGCGGGACGATCAGCGGGTTCCACTCGCTGGTCTCCTCGGGCACGACGGCGAAGCAACTCGACAGCGAGACCGACGCCCGCCTGATCGGCTACGGCGGGATGCTCGGCGAGGGGCTGCTGGCGACCGTCGCGCTCTGTACGGTCGTGCTTGTCGCGGACGTGGCCGCGACGGGCGGAATCGGCCTCGCGCTGCCGAACTTCGCGGCCGGCGGCGGCGTCATCTTCACGAGCTTCGGCATCCCGACCTCCTTCGGCGCGCCCTTCATGGCGCTGGTGCTGGTGAGCTTCCTGCTGACCAGCACCGACACCGCGGCGCGGCTGGGCCGGTACATGCTCGAAGAGATCGTCGACACGCCCGAGACGACGACCCAGTCGGTCGCGGCGAACCGCTACGTCGCCACCGGCGTGCAGGTCGTGCTCGCCTTCCTGCTGGTCGCCAGCGGGCGGTGGGAGGACCTCTGGCCGCTGTTCGGCGGCGCCAATCAGCTACTGGCCGCGCTCGCGCTGCTGACCGCGACGGTCTGGCTCGCCAACTGGGACGAGACCAAACAGCTCGTCAGCACCGGCGTCCCGATGGTCCTGATGGTGTCGATCACGATACTCGGCTTACTCTGGCTGGCGCTGTACCAGAACATCGCGGTGAAGTTGCTCGACACCGCGTGGATGGCCGACGCGACGGCGCTGGATCTGATCGGCACGTCCTTGCAGATCGTCATCGCGTTCGTGCTCGTGGGGCTGGCGCTGTCGCTGGTCAGGATGGGCTACAGCAACATCCAGCGCGTTCGGACGAGCGGAGAGGTGGCGGCTGCCGACGGCGGAGCACCGAGCGAGTCCGACGGAAGCGACGACTGA
- a CDS encoding trimeric intracellular cation channel family protein: MGQDFSAILFGDPFAVMNTIGLVAFAFVGSSKAIREEFDLFGITIVGLAMAFAGGATRDLLVARVPLALQSPIEISLGLLGVGLAITLSVVLSSPETHPVTLVSDAIGLAAFTTTGAIVASDVGVSAFGIVAIATINAVGGGAFADILLDRAPFILFEDFYASCAVLGGSAYWLLDVFGATGSLAAGMCAAVTVVTRLTAVAYNWNLPTAQSLMLVSK; encoded by the coding sequence ATGGGGCAGGATTTCAGCGCAATACTATTCGGCGATCCGTTCGCCGTCATGAACACGATCGGATTGGTCGCGTTCGCGTTCGTCGGGTCTTCGAAAGCGATCCGGGAGGAGTTCGACCTGTTCGGGATTACCATCGTTGGACTGGCAATGGCGTTTGCAGGTGGAGCAACACGCGATCTCCTCGTGGCCCGGGTTCCGTTAGCACTCCAGTCACCGATCGAAATCAGTTTGGGGCTGCTCGGCGTCGGCTTGGCAATCACCTTGAGCGTCGTTCTGTCGTCGCCCGAAACACATCCAGTCACGCTCGTCTCGGATGCGATCGGGCTTGCTGCCTTTACCACAACCGGAGCGATCGTGGCATCTGACGTGGGTGTTTCAGCATTCGGCATCGTCGCGATCGCGACGATCAACGCCGTGGGCGGTGGTGCATTTGCAGATATTTTGCTCGATCGAGCCCCGTTTATCCTCTTCGAGGATTTCTATGCAAGTTGTGCAGTGCTCGGCGGGAGTGCATACTGGTTGTTGGACGTGTTCGGAGCGACTGGAAGTCTCGCCGCGGGGATGTGCGCAGCAGTGACCGTCGTCACTCGGTTAACCGCAGTTGCGTACAACTGGAATCTCCCGACGGCACAAAGCCTGATGCTAGTGAGTAAATGA
- a CDS encoding DUF5828 family protein encodes MEESISGFKIRGTWGDVVEHGERITRALRDVDANESGAAASYPDAFTEWDEWRPKSHERIEEDVSEKTADQASVKEGKGEQAGKEPDEDIRTAGEKLSESYEKLDEDDTGGAVDKWGESIEYVARAADSAGRKALRSVENTVYQRVMTQLAPYYFDNELVSANLQRSTRNGEETFVFEVNVNDDDLKEEVSSRLAEYEDEVDRWHVDTEKDTEVVAAAEGVEPPEEETDGRSKPSKN; translated from the coding sequence ATGGAAGAGAGCATCTCCGGGTTCAAGATCCGCGGGACGTGGGGAGACGTCGTCGAGCACGGCGAACGGATCACCCGGGCGCTGCGCGACGTCGACGCCAACGAGTCCGGTGCGGCGGCGAGCTACCCGGACGCGTTCACCGAGTGGGACGAGTGGCGACCCAAGTCCCACGAACGCATCGAGGAAGACGTTAGTGAGAAGACCGCCGACCAAGCCAGCGTCAAGGAGGGGAAAGGGGAACAAGCCGGGAAAGAGCCCGACGAGGACATCCGCACTGCAGGCGAGAAGCTCAGCGAGTCCTACGAGAAGCTCGACGAGGACGACACCGGCGGCGCGGTCGACAAGTGGGGCGAGTCGATCGAGTACGTCGCGCGCGCGGCCGACTCCGCCGGCCGGAAGGCGCTTCGGTCGGTCGAGAACACGGTCTACCAGCGGGTGATGACCCAACTCGCACCCTATTATTTCGACAACGAACTGGTCAGTGCGAACCTCCAGCGCTCGACCCGCAACGGCGAGGAGACGTTCGTCTTCGAGGTGAACGTCAACGACGACGATCTCAAAGAAGAGGTCTCCTCCCGGCTCGCCGAGTACGAAGACGAGGTCGACCGCTGGCACGTCGACACCGAGAAAGACACCGAAGTCGTCGCCGCCGCCGAAGGCGTCGAGCCGCCCGAGGAGGAGACCGACGGCCGGTCGAAGCCGTCGAAGAACTGA
- a CDS encoding extracellular solute-binding protein produces MDTNRRALLRRLGATSGLSLLAGCSGSLPGGGSGDDGDDGEPEPESDNQSAGDDNTSDGDADQPSGGRAMLWHSMRQSEIETFQESRDQFNDAHGSTIVAKETGDLRNRVERAVDSGDGPEMYRWAQDWVGGHWQRDFLYDASDDLSITPSDKFSEAAVQAITVDGGDATIGLPVGGETVTLLYNKDMIDSPPETFAEMESIMQEYYNPNNGKYGLSHPIDAYFASAWMHAFGGYYFQVNDRGEGVTGLDLDETKLGMQFLRDRIWPYIPQDINPGPQQQVFQSGNAPFAVNGPWMIDTFEQNGVNVGVTSFPTVDGNAPSPYTGTTMWYFSTRMGDDAKRRKAALDYAEWIATNEDHQLARAEAHDAAPVLDSIDADALGERAAGFKRSYDAGIAMPAHPKMSSVWMPTEDAMTAVLLDGASIDARFDQAAAEIRSSWDQ; encoded by the coding sequence ATGGATACGAACCGACGGGCGCTGCTTCGGCGTCTGGGCGCGACGAGCGGACTCTCACTACTTGCTGGCTGTTCGGGTAGCCTTCCGGGCGGCGGATCGGGCGACGACGGCGACGACGGCGAGCCCGAACCAGAGAGCGACAACCAATCGGCCGGGGATGACAATACCTCGGACGGAGACGCCGACCAGCCGTCCGGCGGCAGGGCGATGCTCTGGCACTCGATGCGCCAGTCCGAGATCGAAACGTTCCAAGAGAGCCGCGACCAGTTCAACGACGCGCACGGTTCGACGATCGTCGCCAAGGAAACCGGGGACCTCCGGAACCGCGTCGAGAGGGCGGTGGACTCGGGCGACGGCCCCGAGATGTACCGCTGGGCACAGGACTGGGTCGGAGGACACTGGCAGCGTGACTTCCTGTACGACGCCAGCGACGACCTCAGCATCACCCCCTCGGACAAGTTCAGCGAGGCCGCCGTCCAAGCGATCACCGTCGACGGCGGCGACGCGACGATCGGCCTGCCAGTTGGGGGAGAGACGGTGACGCTGCTGTACAACAAGGACATGATCGACTCCCCGCCCGAGACGTTCGCGGAGATGGAGTCGATCATGCAGGAGTATTACAACCCGAACAACGGCAAGTACGGTCTTTCACACCCGATCGACGCCTACTTCGCCAGCGCTTGGATGCACGCCTTCGGCGGCTACTACTTCCAAGTTAACGACCGCGGCGAGGGCGTCACCGGTCTCGACCTCGACGAGACCAAACTGGGAATGCAGTTCCTTCGGGACCGCATCTGGCCGTACATCCCGCAGGACATCAACCCCGGCCCGCAACAGCAGGTCTTCCAGAGCGGCAACGCACCGTTTGCGGTCAACGGTCCTTGGATGATCGACACCTTCGAGCAGAACGGCGTCAACGTCGGCGTCACCTCCTTCCCCACCGTCGACGGCAACGCGCCGAGCCCCTACACGGGCACCACGATGTGGTACTTTTCGACCCGCATGGGCGACGACGCCAAGCGCCGCAAGGCCGCGCTCGACTACGCCGAGTGGATCGCCACGAACGAAGATCACCAGCTGGCGCGCGCGGAAGCCCACGATGCCGCCCCCGTGCTCGATTCGATCGACGCCGACGCTCTCGGCGAACGAGCCGCCGGGTTCAAGCGCAGTTACGACGCCGGGATCGCCATGCCGGCCCATCCCAAGATGAGCAGCGTCTGGATGCCCACCGAGGACGCGATGACTGCGGTGCTGCTCGACGGCGCCAGCATCGACGCTCGGTTCGATCAGGCCGCCGCGGAAATCCGATCCTCGTGGGACCAATAG
- a CDS encoding inorganic phosphate transporter, translated as MVDAATLATLVIAGLASLFMAWAIGAGSSGSTPFAPAVGANAISVMRAGFFVGLLGFLGAVLQGANVSEAVGRELIGGVSLSPTAATLALLIAATLVALGVFAGYPIATAFTVTGAVVGVGLAMGGDPAWAKYREIGTLWVLTPFIGGGIAYATARTLRNESWDEQATVPVLAGVVGVILANVEFVVLGPPGEAAAISETLAAALPVAPLVGRALVTVLLGVLTALALYRDLRGDADRGQRRFLLVMGGLVAFSAGGSQVGLAVGPMLPLLEPRGVPLVAALLGGGAGLLVGSWTGAPRMIKAIAQDYSSLGPRRSIAALIPSFAIAQTAVFFGIPVSFNEIIVSSIIGSGYAAGGGGGVSARKMGYTVLAWIGSLVGAIVVGYAGYTAVSLVF; from the coding sequence ATGGTCGATGCCGCGACGCTGGCGACGCTCGTGATCGCGGGACTGGCGAGCCTGTTTATGGCGTGGGCGATCGGCGCCGGCTCCAGCGGCTCGACGCCGTTTGCCCCCGCAGTGGGTGCAAACGCAATTTCGGTGATGCGGGCGGGCTTTTTCGTCGGCCTGCTCGGATTTCTCGGCGCCGTGTTGCAGGGCGCGAACGTTTCCGAAGCCGTCGGTCGTGAGCTGATCGGCGGCGTCTCCCTGTCCCCGACGGCGGCGACGTTAGCGCTGCTCATCGCGGCGACGCTGGTCGCGCTCGGCGTGTTCGCCGGCTATCCGATCGCCACAGCCTTCACCGTCACCGGCGCCGTCGTCGGCGTCGGGCTAGCGATGGGCGGCGACCCGGCGTGGGCGAAGTACCGCGAGATCGGGACGCTGTGGGTGCTGACGCCCTTTATCGGCGGCGGCATCGCCTACGCGACCGCCCGGACGCTACGCAACGAGTCGTGGGACGAGCAAGCGACCGTGCCGGTGCTCGCCGGCGTGGTCGGCGTGATCCTCGCAAACGTCGAGTTCGTCGTGCTCGGCCCGCCGGGCGAGGCCGCCGCCATTTCCGAGACGCTCGCAGCCGCGCTGCCGGTGGCGCCGCTGGTCGGGCGGGCGCTGGTGACGGTCCTGCTCGGCGTGCTGACGGCGCTGGCGCTGTACCGCGACCTGCGCGGCGACGCCGACCGGGGACAGCGCCGGTTCTTACTCGTGATGGGCGGACTGGTCGCGTTCTCCGCGGGCGGGAGTCAGGTCGGGCTCGCCGTGGGGCCGATGCTGCCGCTGCTCGAACCGCGGGGCGTCCCGCTAGTCGCCGCGCTGCTGGGCGGCGGCGCCGGCCTGCTCGTCGGCTCGTGGACCGGCGCGCCGCGGATGATCAAAGCCATCGCGCAGGACTACTCCTCGCTGGGGCCGCGCCGGTCGATCGCCGCGCTGATCCCTTCGTTTGCGATCGCCCAGACCGCCGTTTTCTTCGGCATTCCCGTCTCGTTCAACGAGATTATCGTTAGTTCGATTATCGGCAGCGGCTACGCCGCAGGCGGCGGAGGCGGCGTCAGCGCGAGGAAGATGGGCTACACGGTGCTGGCGTGGATCGGGTCGCTCGTCGGGGCGATCGTCGTCGGGTACGCGGGATACACCGCAGTGTCGCTCGTGTTCTAA
- a CDS encoding hemolysin family protein: MGIPVSWAVPFSPLAAQVPLLGIELADSAVAVLGIASIVLLIGLSAFFSSSEIAMFSLPDYRTEALAENGEPGALTLQNLKEDPHRLLVTILVGNNLVNIAMSSIATVLVGMYVTNAGVAVLLSTFGITALVLLFGESAPKSYAVEHTESWALTIARPLKFSEYLLKPLVITFDFLTRQVNRLTGGGSAIESGYVTRSEIQDMIETGEREGVIEEDEREMLQRIFRFNKSIAKEVMTPRLDMTAVPADASIEEALQTCVQSGHARVPVYEGSLDNVIGIVHIRDLVRDTNYGEADSRALELEDLINPTLHVPESKNVDELLTEMREERMHMVIVIDEFGTTEGLITMEDMVEEIVGEILEGGEDEPIEYVEGGAVVQGEVNIHEVNEALEIDLPEGEEFETVAGFIFNRAGRLVEAGEEITYDGIRITVEEVENTRIKQARLEQLPEPDDTADEDDVDAAEPESEASVDN, from the coding sequence ATGGGTATACCTGTCTCGTGGGCCGTCCCGTTCTCGCCACTGGCCGCCCAAGTGCCGTTGCTCGGCATCGAACTGGCGGACTCAGCAGTCGCTGTGCTCGGCATTGCGAGTATCGTCCTGTTGATCGGGCTTTCGGCGTTTTTCTCCTCCTCGGAGATCGCCATGTTCTCGCTGCCCGATTACCGGACCGAGGCGCTCGCGGAGAATGGCGAACCCGGTGCGCTGACGCTCCAGAATCTGAAGGAGGATCCCCACCGCCTGCTGGTGACGATCCTCGTCGGGAACAACCTCGTCAACATCGCGATGTCGTCGATCGCGACCGTGCTCGTCGGGATGTACGTCACGAACGCTGGCGTCGCCGTGTTGCTCTCGACGTTCGGCATCACCGCGCTCGTCTTGCTGTTCGGCGAGAGCGCGCCGAAGTCCTACGCGGTCGAGCACACCGAGTCGTGGGCGCTGACGATCGCGCGTCCCCTGAAGTTCTCGGAGTACCTGCTCAAGCCGCTGGTGATCACGTTCGACTTCCTCACCCGGCAGGTCAATCGGCTGACCGGCGGCGGCAGCGCGATCGAGTCCGGCTACGTCACGCGCTCGGAGATCCAAGACATGATCGAGACCGGCGAGCGCGAGGGCGTCATCGAAGAGGACGAACGCGAGATGCTCCAGCGCATCTTCCGGTTCAACAAGTCCATCGCCAAGGAGGTGATGACGCCGCGACTCGATATGACCGCGGTGCCGGCCGACGCGTCCATCGAGGAGGCGCTCCAGACCTGCGTCCAGAGCGGGCACGCCCGCGTCCCGGTCTACGAGGGAAGTCTCGACAACGTCATCGGCATCGTCCACATCCGCGACCTCGTGCGGGACACCAACTACGGCGAGGCCGATTCGCGCGCGCTCGAACTGGAGGATCTCATCAATCCCACGCTGCACGTCCCCGAGTCCAAGAACGTCGACGAACTGCTCACCGAGATGCGCGAAGAGCGCATGCACATGGTGATCGTCATCGACGAGTTCGGTACCACCGAGGGGCTGATCACCATGGAAGACATGGTCGAGGAGATCGTCGGCGAGATCTTAGAGGGCGGCGAGGACGAGCCGATCGAGTACGTCGAGGGCGGTGCGGTCGTTCAAGGCGAGGTCAACATCCACGAGGTCAACGAGGCCTTGGAGATCGACCTCCCCGAAGGCGAGGAGTTCGAGACCGTCGCCGGCTTCATCTTCAACCGGGCCGGACGCCTCGTCGAGGCCGGCGAGGAGATCACCTACGACGGCATCCGTATCACCGTCGAGGAGGTCGAAAACACCCGGATCAAGCAGGCCCGTCTCGAACAACTGCCCGAACCGGATGACACGGCTGACGAGGACGACGTGGACGCCGCCGAACCGGAAAGCGAGGCGTCGGTCGACAACTAA
- a CDS encoding glutathione S-transferase N-terminal domain-containing protein, which produces MSDTATPITFYRLQACPFCERVARTLDELNLEYRSRFVEPMHSKRNVVKRVSGKRSVPAIVDDATGVTMSESANIVEYLEQTYGGDRGERPDAAGATGATGDPSAGGDA; this is translated from the coding sequence ATGAGCGACACCGCCACGCCGATCACGTTCTACCGACTACAGGCCTGCCCGTTCTGCGAGCGGGTCGCCCGCACGCTCGACGAACTGAACCTCGAGTACCGCTCGCGGTTCGTCGAGCCGATGCACTCGAAGCGAAACGTCGTCAAGCGCGTCAGCGGGAAGCGGTCGGTGCCCGCCATCGTCGACGACGCCACGGGCGTGACCATGTCCGAGAGCGCCAACATCGTCGAATACCTCGAACAGACCTACGGCGGCGACCGCGGCGAGCGGCCCGATGCCGCCGGCGCGACAGGTGCGACCGGCGACCCGAGCGCAGGGGGTGACGCGTAG
- a CDS encoding peroxiredoxin family protein, giving the protein MEFDVVEFEETAHLEVGEVAPDFTRPLVNDEYWEDRSLSELTDDGPVLLVFTTMDGAFPATYVWNELRERAWEDEYDVRIVGVSISDPYSHKRLIEDREIDYELFSDPKNTVAVEYGIAHDLDGMTGINEPRPSVFLLDEDRTIEYAWVSEEWPEFPDYDEIEAALADF; this is encoded by the coding sequence ATGGAGTTCGATGTCGTCGAGTTCGAGGAGACGGCCCACCTCGAAGTAGGTGAGGTCGCACCGGATTTCACCCGGCCGCTGGTCAACGACGAGTACTGGGAGGACCGGTCGCTCTCGGAACTCACGGACGACGGCCCCGTCCTGCTCGTGTTCACGACGATGGACGGCGCGTTCCCAGCGACGTACGTCTGGAACGAGCTACGCGAGCGCGCTTGGGAAGACGAGTACGACGTGCGGATCGTCGGCGTCTCGATCTCGGACCCCTACTCGCACAAGCGCCTGATCGAAGATCGAGAGATCGACTACGAACTGTTCTCCGATCCGAAAAACACCGTCGCCGTCGAATACGGCATCGCCCACGATCTCGATGGCATGACCGGGATCAACGAGCCCCGGCCCTCGGTGTTCCTGCTCGACGAGGACCGAACCATCGAGTACGCATGGGTCAGCGAGGAGTGGCCCGAGTTCCCCGACTACGACGAGATCGAAGCCGCGCTGGCGGACTTTTGA
- a CDS encoding SPFH domain-containing protein, with protein MARSGGRAVERVNRKWGLRPRTVLVGFLALAAAVWVVTTFLTVSPATVVGTLLLVLAVVTVTSAVEIVGAYEKRALTVFGEYRELLEPGINFVPPFVSKTFTYDMRTQTIDVPMQEAITRDNSPVKADAVVYIRVMDARKAYLQVDNYKRATSNLAQTTLRAVLGDMELDETLKERSTINRRINRSIDEATDEWGIRVEAVEVRAVTPSRGVQSAMEQQTSAERRRRAMILEAQGERRSAVEQAEGDKQSNIIRAQGEKQSQILEAQGDAISTVLRARSAESMGERAVLDRGLEALAVIGASESATFLLPQELTSLVGRYGAQLSGSDVADERATLDSFSLDAETRDLLGLDDVQEILGEVEDVGTASEAETDIAGAGPTRAEASDGGDAEREALSSADSQDRQDDEATELAEDRER; from the coding sequence ATGGCACGATCGGGGGGTCGCGCTGTGGAGCGCGTCAACAGGAAGTGGGGACTCAGACCGCGAACCGTGCTCGTGGGGTTTCTCGCGCTGGCTGCCGCGGTGTGGGTAGTGACGACGTTCTTGACCGTCTCGCCAGCGACGGTCGTCGGGACGTTGTTGCTCGTGCTCGCCGTCGTCACCGTCACCAGCGCCGTCGAGATCGTCGGTGCCTACGAGAAACGCGCGCTGACGGTGTTCGGCGAGTACCGCGAACTGCTCGAACCCGGGATCAACTTCGTCCCACCGTTCGTCTCGAAGACCTTCACCTACGACATGCGAACGCAGACGATCGACGTGCCGATGCAGGAGGCGATCACGCGGGACAACTCGCCCGTGAAGGCCGACGCCGTCGTCTACATCCGCGTCATGGACGCTCGCAAGGCGTACCTGCAGGTCGACAACTACAAACGGGCGACCTCGAACCTCGCCCAGACGACGCTCCGGGCCGTGCTGGGCGATATGGAACTCGACGAGACGCTCAAGGAGCGCTCGACGATCAACCGTCGGATCAACCGATCGATCGACGAGGCGACCGACGAGTGGGGGATCCGCGTCGAGGCCGTCGAGGTGCGTGCGGTCACGCCCAGTCGCGGCGTCCAGAGCGCGATGGAACAACAGACCAGCGCCGAGCGTCGGCGCCGCGCCATGATCCTCGAAGCCCAAGGCGAGCGTCGCTCCGCGGTCGAACAGGCAGAGGGTGACAAGCAGTCCAACATCATCCGCGCGCAGGGCGAAAAGCAAAGTCAGATTCTCGAAGCACAGGGTGACGCCATCTCGACGGTGCTTCGGGCGCGCTCGGCCGAATCGATGGGCGAGCGCGCCGTCCTCGATCGCGGGCTGGAGGCGTTGGCGGTGATCGGCGCCAGCGAGTCGGCGACGTTCCTGTTGCCACAGGAGTTGACCTCGCTGGTCGGCCGCTACGGTGCGCAGCTCTCGGGAAGCGACGTGGCAGACGAACGGGCGACGCTCGACAGTTTCTCGCTCGACGCCGAAACTCGAGACCTGCTGGGGCTCGACGACGTGCAGGAAATCCTCGGCGAGGTCGAGGATGTTGGTACCGCCAGCGAAGCGGAGACGGATATCGCCGGCGCTGGCCCTACACGTGCGGAAGCGTCGGACGGCGGCGACGCCGAAAGAGAAGCTCTTTCGAGCGCTGACTCGCAGGATCGTCAGGACGACGAGGCGACGGAACTGGCCGAGGACCGGGAGCGTTGA